One window from the genome of Hippoglossus hippoglossus isolate fHipHip1 chromosome 10, fHipHip1.pri, whole genome shotgun sequence encodes:
- the emx3 gene encoding empty spiracles homeobox 3, with the protein MFQHSSHKKCFTIESLVGKEAGGHSGGPGDEPIRPTALRFPESLHPAAGIFGSCFQGGGGRTLYSAGPDMVLQEPGTHTQSPGGLPLHPLQIPPQSFFSPQHRDALSFYPWVLRSRYLGHRFQGDDTSPENLLLHGPFSRKPKRIRTAFSPSQLLRLERAFEKNHYVVGAERKQLASGLCLTETQVKVWFQNRRTKHKRQKLEEESPEALLKRKGSQHVSRWRAATQQGAGEDVDVISED; encoded by the exons ATGTTCCAGCACAGCAGCCACAAGAAATGCTTCACCATCGAGTCCCTGGTCGGGAAGGAGGCGGGCGGCCACAGCGGCGGCCCCGGGGACGAGCCCATCCGGCCCACGGCGCTCCGCTTCCCCGAGTCCCTGCACCCCGCGGCCGGGATCTTCGGCTCCTGCTTCCAGGGGGGCGGCGGCAGGACTTTGTACTCGGCCGGGCCGGACATGGTGCTCCAGGAGCCCGGGACGCACACGCAGAGCCCCGGTGGTCTGCCGCTGCACCCGCTGCAGATCCCCCCGCAGAGCTTCTTCAGCCCGCAGCACCGGGACGCGCTGAGCTTCTACCCCTGGGTCCTGAGGAGCCGCTACCTGGGCCACCGCTTCcaag gtgacGACACCAGTCCGGAGAACCTGCTGCTCCACGGGCCGTTCTCCAGGAAACCCAAACGCATTCGGACGGCGTTCTCTCCGTCTCAGCTGCTGCGTCTGGAACGAGCCTTCGAGAAGAATCACTACGTGGTCGGAgctgagaggaagcagctggcCAGCGGGCTGTGCCTGACCGAGACGCAG GTGAAGGTGTGGTTCCAGAACCGCCGGACGAAGCACAAGCGTCAGAAGTTGGAGGAGGAGTCTCCAGAGGCTCTGCTGAAGAGGAAGGGCAGTCAACACGTCAGCCGCTGGAGAGCCGCCACGCAGCAGGGCGCCGGCGAGGACGTGGACGTCATCAGCGAGGACTag
- the ccdc69 gene encoding coiled-coil domain-containing protein 69 produces the protein MGCGHSKKKSKGKSGEKSQKLKSGRDDGGKSASSEQDVFLEKQLERFEWQLRILKEVLLANGNPERAELLKDHADVDVCALVLSILDKVKTETTADLNVFHEQKSQSSTEEHERHVEDLHKRHEQEKNQLTEKFQVAENVLKGEVEELRAELQVYNELKKRAEDSTFNKDLQRNIQAHGSPGAFWESEQESLVFVIEMKSERVQEQSRKLQQMEDLVEKNLSLEDQIINILQQNEDLRVRIDNCQTLTQQLLKEQHDLKVALERQAAVNQKLSQEKEQLMFKLRHRDSCPTLHLPVMVHEIAPR, from the exons ATGGGCTGCGGCCACAGTAAG AAGAAAAGCAAAGGCAAGAGTGGAGAGAAGAGCCAGAAACTCAAGAGCGGCCGAGATGACGGAG GTAAAAGTGCGTCCAGTGAGCAGGACGTCTTCCTGGAGAAGCAGCTGGAACGCTTCGAGTGGCAGCTGAGGATTCTAAAGGAAGTGCTCTTGGCCAATGGGAACCCGGAGAGGGCGGAGCTTCTGAAAGACCACGCCGACGTAGACGTGTGCGCCCTCGTCCTGAGCATCCTCGACAAG GTGAAAACGGAGACGACGGCCGATTTAAACGTTTTTCACGAACAGAAAAGTCAAAGTTCGACTGAGGAACATGAGCGACACGTGGAAG ATCTGCACAAGAGACACGAACAAGAGAAAAATCAACTGACGGAAAAGTTTCAAGTGGCTGAAAACGTCCTGAAG GGGGaagtggaggagctgagagcggagctgcaggtttacaACGAGCTGAAGAAGCGAGCTGAAGATTCCACGTTTAATAAAGACCTGCAGAGAAATATTCAG GCCCACGGCAGCCCAGGTGCATTCTGGGAGTCTGAGCAGGAGTCTCTGGTGTTCGTCATTGAGATGAAGAGCGAGCGTGTgcaggagcagagcaggaagctgcagcagatggaaGATCTG GTGGAGAAGAATCTGTCGTTAGAAGATCAGATCATCAACATCCTGCAGCAGAACGAGGATCTCAGAGTCCGGATCGACAACTGTCAGACTCTCACTCA GCAGTTACTAAAGGAGCAGCATGACCTGAAGGTGGCGCTGGAGAGGCAGGCGGCAGTGAACCAGAAGCTCTCTCAGGAAAAGGAGCAGCTGATGTTCAagctgagacacagagactcGTGTCCGACGCTGCACCTGCCCGTCATGGTGCACGAGATCGCTCCCAGATGA